Proteins encoded within one genomic window of Oryza brachyantha chromosome 7, ObraRS2, whole genome shotgun sequence:
- the LOC102702482 gene encoding ATP synthase subunit gamma, chloroplastic, protein MSCSHLSTAWSSSALASSASGRRRAPGGGGRLVVRCSLRELRSRIDSVRNTQKITEAMKLVAAAKVRRAQEAVVSSRPFSEALVEVLYNMNQEIQTEDIDLPLTRIRPVKKVALVVLTGERGLCGSFNNNVLKKAESRIEELKQLGLDYTVVSVGKKGNAFFVRRPFIPTERTLELNGIPTVKDSQTICDLVYSLFVSEEVDKVELLYSKFVSLVRSDPIIQTLLPMSPKGEICDINGVCVDATEDELFRLTTKEGKLTVEREKVKIETQPFSPVVQFEQDPVQILDALLPLYLNSQILRALQESLASELAARMSAMSSATDNAIELRKNLSMVYNRRRQAKITGEILEIVAGADALA, encoded by the coding sequence ATGTCGTGCTCGCACCTCTCCACCGCCTGGTCGTCGTCCGCGCTGGCGAGCAGCgcgtcggggcggcggcgggcgcccGGGGGCGGCGGGAGGCTGGTGGTGCGGTGCTCGCTGCGGGAGCTGCGGAGCCGCATCGACTCGGTGCGCAACACGCAGAAGATCACGGAGGCGATGAagctggtggcggcggcgaaggtgcGGCGGGCGCAGGAGGCGGTGGTGTCGTCCAGGCCCTTCTCGGAGGCGCTGGTGGAGGTGCTGTACAACATGAACCAGGAGATCCAGACGGAGGACATCGACCTGCCGCTGACGCGCATCCGGCCGGTGAAGAAGGTGGCGCTGGTGGTGCTGACCGGCGAGCGCGGGCTGTGCGGCAGCTTCAACAACAACGTGCTGAAGAAGGCGGAGTCCCGCATCGAGGAGCTGAAGCAGCTGGGGCTGGACTACACCGTGGTCAGCGTGGGGAAGAAGGGGAACGCCTTCTTCGTGCGGCGCCCCTTCATCCCCACGGAGCGCACCCTGGAGCTGAACGGCATCCCCACCGTGAAGGACTCCCAGACCATCTGCGACCTCGTCTACTCCCTCTTCGTCTCCGAGGAGGTGGACAAGGTGGAGCTGCTCTACTCCAAGTTCGTCTCCCTCGTCCGCTCCGACCCCATCATCCAGACCCTGCTCCCCATGTCCCCCAAGGGCGAGATCTGCGACATCAACGGCGTCTGCGTCGACGCCACCGAGGACGAGCTCTTCCGCCTCACCACCAAGGAGGGCAAGCTCACCGTCGAGCGCGAGAAGGTCAAGATCGAGACCCAGCCCTTCTCCCCCGTCGTCCAGTTCGAGCAGGACCCCGTCCAGATCCTCGACGCCCTCCTCCCGCTCTACCTCAACAGCCAGATCCTCCGCGCCCTCCAGGAGTCCCTCGCCAGCGAGCTCGCCGCCAGGATGAGCGCCATGAGCAGCGCCACCGACAACGCCATCGAGCTCCGGAAAAACCTCTCCATGGTCTACAACCGCCGGCGCCAGGCCAAGATCACCGGCGAGATCCTCGAGAttgtcgccggcgccgacgctcTCGCCTAA